From the genome of Bombus vancouverensis nearcticus chromosome 4, iyBomVanc1_principal, whole genome shotgun sequence:
ATTTACCATACGGCAAACCGACTACCTAGTATAAtctatacgtataaatatataaatataaaacataatgaTTATTCATTAAATACTATTATTGATTATTGATTATTTGTTAAATACTATTATTGATTACTGGTCATTAGTTATTAATTgtcgttgttattattattattattattattattattattattattattattattattattatcatcatcatcatcatcatcatcatcatcatcatcatcatcatcatcatcatcatcatcatcatcatcatcatcatcatcgttaTCATCGCCGTCGTCAtcctcatcatcatcatcagcaaCGGCAACAACagcatcatcatcagcatcagCATCAGCATCAGCAtgatcatcatcatcattattattatcactaTCATCGCCATCATTATCGTTGTCATTATTGTCATTATCATCATTGTTATTATTCAATAGTTACGTACATACTATACGAACAATAAAAATTTACTGCTTGTATATATTAAGAATatcttaataaaaataatgtgcGAATGATAGTCAATTAAATTTCGTTGACCATATATCCTTTTATCAAAAAACTAATGATGTAAATTAAACATCAAAGTATGTCGCTTTTTAACtttactataaaattttactattttctatCCTTCGTTAATTGTTCGTTAATAAACAGATAAATAATTCGTTAGCAAACAGATTCATTGACGGGTAAATTGACGTGAATAATAAACGTTTATTTCAGATTCTATGTACAAATAATATACTACAATGAAAAATCTGAATGAAATCCCATGTTGCAATCACCTTATCATCGCAAGTAATGTGTATTAGGTAcagtatttaacaaatttttctaGCATGAAACAGTTAAAcgttgtataatatttattatacaataatataatatattacaaactATGTTTTAAAAGCACCAGCTTGAGCAGCTTTAATTATGAAAGTTTTCATCGTATTTTCATCTAATTTAGCAAAACTTGCTGTTTGTACTACGGCAGTCATGTGGTTTAGCGCAAATTTGAAACAGTATTCCTCCGATTCCtagaattatattaaaattaatggcATTGACTTTGTTTAAATAAAGccacaaaattttatttaccttaGCATTGTACTCAATAGCTATACTGTAGCAAAAAGCAGCGTTTTCAACTGTAATTCCTCTCCTTATTATTTGTATGCAGCGTTTTTTCAGTTGATTTTCCGAATGAGCAACCGCCAGTTTCAAAAGTTCTTATCCACAAAAAccagaaataattttcaaaagtctcagggaaaaaataatgaaatacatACCTAGCATACTTTCCAGAGGTAAATCGATTTCGTCAGTATACAAATACTTCAAAAAAGCTTTGTATACATCGTAAGAAaatttttgttgttttataaCACTACAACAAATGAATGTAACATTTAAGGAATCTAGATACTCGTTAAAACAACAAACCTACCTCTGATTATTTGCGGTCAATGTTTCTTGAAACATCGTTCGGAAGTATTGAGAACGTATTACTAAAATAGCTTTGTGcacataaataaatttttttcgtACTTGTATCACGAGATCACTCGTAGTCTACAAATGACAAAGAGAACAGTTTCAAGAAAATAACGATGTCAGAAATGATATTTCTTtactatataaatacatacctGATCGTTAAATGCTTCTCTGAAACAATCTATTAAATTCACGTCTGGTTCTTCGTCATGAAGAACAAGTGGTTGATGCATAACTTTAGGTGATGCATAACGCGCGAAAACGTCATGTAAGGATCCTAAAGTAGTGAGTACCGGAAATGTGATACTTTGTCCCAAACACTCGCCCCACATAAATATCCGATTACCTTCTGCCATAGCTATGCTTATGTGATTGTAATGTGAAGTTGCTACATCCAATACTCTTCTCATCACTTCTTGTTTCAactaaagaaacttttattaattttcattcattAATGTAATCATATTGCATTTTACCTGTACTGGGCTACAGATATTCATCTTCATGCCAAGCCCTAACTGTCCATAATTATTTCCGCCCCAGACATACAATGCTCCTTTGTTACTCAATGCCAAAACATGTGCATAACCACAAACTATTTTTTCTATCAATGCAAAAACATATTACTAGTATTCAAAAAATGTTCAGCAtagatatattctaaacaaaGATGATATTACCAATTACAACACCAGCAAGCATTGTGACTTTACAGGGATCCACTTGATTAACATAGTTTCCAATTCCTAATTGACCAACATCGTTACAACCCCAACCATAAACTTTTCCAGTATCTGTAACTGTCATGCTCGATGACTGACCACAGCTAATACAAATGACTGTTTTGCCAGCTAATGAGGAATTCACTTTCATAGGGGTATTTTCATTTATGTTAACACTTTTACCTACTTGGCCAGATGTATTTTCACCCCATGCATACACCTAAAtagatatatatacaatttattataaattatatatatataattaatatataatatataataattatataatttattataaattattaataaattatatatatataataaattattatatatatataatctttgATCATTATTAAAAAAAACTTTAAGTTTCTATTTAACCTTTCCTTCGTTTGTTAATGCAAGAGAGTGATGACTCCCGCAAGCTATATCGACAATGAATTCATCACTTAAATTTCTTGTTACAGGCATTGGAATCATATTATTGGCAAAACAGTTTCCTAGTTCACCGTGACTGTTATGTCCCCATGAATATACCTTTCATACAAATCATGTCATTAAATAATACAACATTAAACTGTTTATTAATATTGCAATAAAGCCTTAAATTCCAAATACCTTTCCTTCCTTGGTAAGAGCCAAGACATGTGGACCTTTACCATATGCAAAAGTTTTTATATCCTTACCACATAatgcttcgactttctttggatAAAAAGTATTACAATCATCCCCAGTTCCAAGACACCCAGAAGTGTTACTTCCTAGAGCATATACTATTTTATCCCTTGTTATAATTAAAGCTTCATTACCTAAATCACCTATTTAATGaaacataatatttcataaattcatatacgtatattgttcttatgtaataataagatataaaatacgtaacaagaataaaaataaaggtGGAAAAAATAGACATTTTACCATATACAAGTGccatatgaatttttgaaacaTGATTCGAGTCTAAGAAACTAAAAATTGGCCAATTCTTCAAATCCCAAAGAAacatctttatatatatatatatatat
Proteins encoded in this window:
- the LOC117160891 gene encoding RCC1 and BTB domain-containing protein 1-like, which codes for MFLWDLKNWPIFSFLDSNHVSKIHMALVYGDLGNEALIITRDKIVYALGSNTSGCLGTGDDCNTFYPKKVEALCGKDIKTFAYGKGPHVLALTKEGKVYSWGHNSHGELGNCFANNMIPMPVTRNLSDEFIVDIACGSHHSLALTNEGKVYAWGENTSGQVGKSVNINENTPMKVNSSLAGKTVICISCGQSSSMTVTDTGKVYGWGCNDVGQLGIGNYVNQVDPCKVTMLAGVVIEKIVCGYAHVLALSNKGALYVWGGNNYGQLGLGMKMNICSPVQLKQEVMRRVLDVATSHYNHISIAMAEGNRIFMWGECLGQSITFPVLTTLGSLHDVFARYASPKVMHQPLVLHDEEPDVNLIDCFREAFNDQTTSDLVIQVRKKFIYVHKAILVIRSQYFRTMFQETLTANNQSVIKQQKFSYDVYKAFLKYLYTDEIDLPLESMLELLKLAVAHSENQLKKRCIQIIRRGITVENAAFCYSIAIEYNAKESEEYCFKFALNHMTAVVQTASFAKLDENTMKTFIIKAAQAGAFKT